TGGATTTCAGTCCAGCACCCGGGGCCAAAACAGCAAGGCTATTTTTAGCATGTTCTTGAAGCTAGAAACAAGTATTCAGGTTGGGAAGACATCAGTCGAGGAGAAACAGCCATGCGAagagatgaagatgaagaaagaaaatactttgctcAAAGCTGTGGATGCATCCCTGGATGTATTTGTAAGCAGAAAGGGAACAAGAGACCACTGAATCTACTTTGAAGGATGTGTACAGATGTTAAGAAGCCTGAAGTAACAAGGGTTGAATACATGGGCTGTTAAATatgagagaaagaggaagggtAAAATATGATTCTTAATGTCAGTTATTATGAAACTCATAAATGTCATCAGTCCTTGAAACTGGTGACAGACTGGTTTTAGGTAGCAGTCTACTTCATCTACTTCGAAGTCCGACTTAGATGAGctattattactgttttaagtTGTTTCAAGGTTTCTAGCAGTTGTACAAAGTACTGGAAAGTGCTGAAGAGCCTCTTGTTGTACAGGGTTGCGGCTTACAGGCATACACAATGGCAAACTTTGAGTCTGTGCTTCATTATTGCACTGTTTAAGACTCATATCCAGAAGGCAAATAGTGATTTGCAAGGCTTGAGCCCCCAGGGGAAGGAGTTGTGGATATGAAGCCTGTCTTCTGTTATTACTTGTCCTGTCTGGTTTTGGTGGCCCAACTGCTGCTCGCCATGTGGAGTGGTGACTTAGAAACGGGAGCAGTCCTGTAAAAATGCTGGGCAGCGATGTGTGACCTCAGGCTTTGATGTCAGCCGTGACAGGACTTGAGACAGGATAGCTGGAAGTACACAAGCTGGGACCAACCACTGAACACTAGGGAAAATACTTTTGCCTGATAAAGCTGTTGAGGGCTTAGTTTAAGCGATCCACAGAAGCAAAGCCTTACTTAAGAAATCTTTGTGAAGATGTCTGCATTTCCTAAGTAACTCGGGACAGATTCCCCAAAAATTCATCAAGAGACTGTGCAGAAAGctcaaaaagaaaggagggaaatgTGACTTGGGAAGTGTTGATGGTGAGGCTGCAGTAGCCAAGCACTAGTccaaagggagggagagaagatgGGAAGATGACAAGCAGCTTTGAAAGGGAACGAGCAGCTTCTGGGTACCAGATTGagagctgcacacagcagctggcaggggtAGGGAGGGCACCGGTGGTGTTAGGCAGCACCTTTGACTTCCCTATGGACAATCCTCTGTGGCTTCAGtaccagggcagcagggagcgaGGTGGTGCCTGACTTAAAGCAGAGCACCCCAGGGCTGCCTCTGAGCAGAGTGTGGACATGACAGAATTCACCAGAGCTTTGCAGCCTGGTGCACCCAGGTGAATCACCGTGGAAAGCTCAGTGGTGAGGAATATTTGCCACTGCTCCTGGGCTCTGTTACAGGCTGTGTCTGGCTGCACACGTGGGCAATGCAGGCTGTTACCTTGAGGGCAGGTTGCCTGCTCTGCTTGAAACAGAGGCAAGGGGTTTTGACAGCACAGCATGGCCTTCTCTGCAGCCCAGCGGTGCCTCCTGTGTGCTGGGGCCTTTGCTTATGGatgtggggctggcagctcctctGTGAGCAGGGAGCTAGTGTCAGccctcccagcaccagctgtCGCTGCTCCCATAAAGATCCTTTCTTCAGACTTCTTGGCTGCAGCCCTTAACCAAAGTTTTGCTGAGGAGTCTCAAGCCAGTTCTGTTATGGAGGATATTCCTCAGCAGAGGCACTGGTATCAGGCAGGGTGCTAACACATCCGTCTTCTTTCAGAGGCATGTTTGTGACACTTGTGTATACAGGACAAAAGTAAGGGTTAATGCTCTCACAGGTTAGGGGCAGAGAATTAACAGTatgttttatgtgaaaaatacttACTCCCAttcctctgttatttttctggttaTTAATGATTTGTAGGGCATCTAAGTGAAGTTTATCTAAATGACTGAGGAAggctgaagaaaacacaaagatttcCAAGTGGAGGTGATTTGTTGCTCTTTGAGCTCAGGCTCATTTGGGCTAGagtaaaatgaagagaaagcttGCCTTTGAAAAGGCGAcgcagctgccagcccctgtAATTAGCCAAAAGGCCTGCAGAATGCATGGAGGGGGTCACAGCACATGGCTCCTGCCATGGAACTGCTCCATCTAGAATAGTGCCCGCAGGAATTTAAAGCCTAGCTAAAGCCCAGATACTGCAGCTGATCCCATGGGAAGGCCAGAACCCTTCTTCTGGGAATGAGACTGCTAAGGTACAGCGTGTGCCCTGCAAGGGCTGGGCAACCTGCCCCTTTAGCACAATGTTATGGAGTCTTTGGAGCAGGAAATACATAATCATATGTGAATGCACAGAAGACTGATTCAGTCCTTACCAAGTGCCTCCAGGCATGCTTGCAGGTAATTATTCAGAGTAAACTACAACCTTGAAGATCACAGATTGCAAGTGAACTTCTGAAATGTACAATAATGGAATTATTTATAACTTTGCTCAATGTAATTGCAGAGAAAAGGGTTGCAGCAGGCAAGAGTTCTCTGGCAACCACTGGGTCAGTGACATATTTCTATATATGTAAATTCCAGAcctatttgcaaaatattttctgctgatAATTGAAATTTAGGATAAGCTTTTTATCAAGACTTCAtttcttcaagtattttttgTACTTCCACGTGTCATCTAAGGAAGGTAATCAAGGAAACAAAAACGACAAAGAAATGTTTATCAGGCTTTTTACTACAAGTATTTTTCCCTCCATGATATCTACAAGGAAAACCACATTTACTTTTTGCTAAAGCAACACATGGGTATAGAGTGGATTGGGAATGTGAAGAGCAAGTATATCATGCTCAGGAGTCACACAGGAGTAGACATGGCCTCGGTATCAGAAGCTGTagattggagaaaaaaaacaacacctttcCTTACTGGTAAGGAAATGGCAGGATTCCTGACTTATTCCTTTCCTCAATGGGtagcagcacagcactgtatcTGTATACTCCCCAGCAAAATTGGATGCAGAATCAGTTCCTGGCCTGAGTTTTGTCACCAAGCACAGTTTCTCTCTAGAAgtgaaaaccaagaaaacatGCAGGCGGTAGGGAAAGTATTTCAGCCTGTGCTACTTGAGCTGTAGAGCTGTTGCAGCTTGACACTAGTTCTGcggcttttttttcttttcgtCTCCATCCCTGCAAACTGTTCAAGCAGCAGGGAAGTTTGATTTCTCAAAAACAGTTTGACTTCTGGGGTCCCTCAGTTCTTCATTAACTGATGGAGTTATATGTAGTGGAAAACTCTGTAGGACTTCAGCAATAATGATGTGTGCTCCTTGAGAGGCATTTCCCATCACTTTTGTATTggatttcagaagcattttagGTAACTGATCTATTTCTCGTGGGTGCTTTATTTCCATGTATGTGGATTTAtttcaagtttgtttttgttatgtgAATGGGACAGCTGAGAAAAACTTAGGCAGGAGAAGATGCACAAGTAAGCGTAATGGTCTAACCTAAGGTCGTTCTTCTGCAGAATCTCACAGGTTTAGATTTTTTGTCAACATGTATTAAACTGTACAGGCTATGGCATGGATTGGCATAGGTTTTGATAAGTCTTCGTTGattccaaaacattttgtgaacaaccttcagcattttttcctggtCTTCACAACTTTGCTGTGATATCTGACAGGGATGCCAGATGGCCCGATGAGATAAACATCAAACAAGTAAAGCGTCCCAGCATCCAGCCCTTTGATGGTCTCGGTGGTGACAGCTCGCTGGAGATTGACATCATAGAAATACTTGCACAGCACTTTCTCTGACTTGTGCCGAGATTCAGGTCCGGAGCACCTGTCTGTGCTCCGCAGTTCCATCCACACTTGATCTTCTTCAATCCTTTTCTTGTACACGCAGTACTTGCTTTGCTCTTGTGTTCCTAGCCAGGCGATGGTGATGGAATTGCAGGTTCTCAGTTTGCTGAAAGACTTGATTTTTAAGCTTTCTGGAAGAAGTGGGAATAAGGGCTTGTTGAATTGAGAGGAGACCTGTACTTTCACAGAAGAGTTGGATTCCTCTGTGGACCTCAGCTGCACCAGGTATGTGTCCAGCAGCTTTCCCTTCAGTGACAAATACCTCAGtcccaaaatgttttctgacgCCACTGTTTTACCATTCTTTGTTATGTGAACCCGTACTTGACCACGACACAACTGAAAggtaaattgtattttcttgtgCCTCGCTTGGTACTGCAGTGTGTggaatttttgctgttttccatccAGGACAACCTGAATCACCTTCCCATCTTTCAGCTCCATCACCTTAGGTTCAGGTTCTTCCAGAGTTCTTGCAAACGTCCCAGTGTAAGCAATGCTGGCGTTTGTGAGGAgattaacaacaaaaatgtcaaaataatacTGAGTGCTGGGACTGAGATTGGGCACAGTGTAAGTGTTCTTGGTACCCATGCATATCTGCCTGACTTCTCCACTGCTCACTCTGTTGATGATGCTCAGCTCACTGTTGGACAATATCATCACCTGCTGTGGCTCAAGAAGGTACGGAGAGAGAGACAAAGCTGATGTAGCTGGCAGTTTCATTCCGGAGGATCTGATTGCAGTCTCAGCAGCACACAAGCTCTTATAATTGTGCTTTTCATTAACTAGGAGACAGTACTGTATGTTTTCTCTATGTTGCAAGACAGAGGGACTGTGTTTCCAGGTCAGAGTCACTGTTGTATGGCCAATGCCAATCACATCTAAGCGTGGATCCAGTGGCAGCTCTGGATAGAGGTGCCCAGATGTTGTGTCAGTTGTTAGGTACACGGTGATGTGTGTATCACGCTCGGTGGATAAGAACTCCAGCATGTAGAGGGCAGAATGAGAAGACATGCCCATGTAAGTCTCTACAGAATTTCCCTTGTAGTTGAAAATGGTCGACACAAAGCTTGGAGCCTTCTGGGCTTTTGAGACATCTTGTGTGTCGTGGTCACCTGCAAGCAAAAAGCAGACCTGTAACGTTTGCTTTCATAGATGTCAAAGCACATTGCTTAGGTTTCCTTGTTTGTGTCAGGGAACATCCTACTTTCTACcttcctgaaaataattataGCTAAAGATGCTTTTTGCTACTGGcaatttattaaaagaaaaattgtgtggcttttattttaacagtgcAGTTGTGGAACGGTTTTCAAAAAGACTAATTATAAAACCACAGCTTGCACAAGGTTGAACTTTATTCTGCCTGATGCACCTACAATTTTCCTCTTCCACTAGCTTTTTATTTAGGTATTTTTCTTCAAGGAGActaattttctgtgaaaggagtttattttagttttgtgcCTGTCTCCtatgaggaggaaaaacatcACTTCTAAAAGAACAGTATTTCAACTCCTCAGCTGGGCTTACCTGCCTGACAGGGAAGAACTTGTTAGTGGCAGCTTTCAGATCTtagttttttaaagaatttattccagaaatcataaaaaaaaaaaaaaaaatggaatttcctCGTAGGCTAAGGTCAGGATAATGCCCACTGCCATGGTAAATACTCTTGGAAAATCAAATGGCTAAATCTTCTGCACATCACTGGTAGATAAACCATGACTGGTTCAGGTGGCCTAAACCACAGAGAAACATCTGAGACAGCTCTTCCCTCTGGCTGGGCTGACTGGAAAGCCTGTCTGGATAATGCTGTGTAGCAAGATTTCCTTAAGAGGAAGGTGGTTTTAAAAACTCATTGAGATCCAGGGCTATGAGCAGTGTGTTTTGCAATGTGATAATGTTGCTGCTATCAGCTTAGCTTTGTCACAGAAGGCAAGATTACAGATGGAAGATGGGGAAAGAGCAAACAGTTCACAAAGCTGATCCGTGTTTGTGGTGCCAGAAACACCCAGTGTGGTTCCAAATATGACCCtgagattttgatttttatagaTGTGATCTCTAATTTACTTGAACTGATGGCAAAATCCCATGGACTGCAAATATCACCTATGGAGACATGGATGTCTTCTCCATGGTAGAGTTTAGAGATGTTTAAGCTTGTGGCAAACTTTCTGAAACAACACTCCTTATAAGTAACttaatctttctctctctctgctcagGTAGGCTGAAGGTCTTACCTTGTGCTCCTTTTCCAGGGAAGCTCGCTGAAGCCTTGTGCACAAGTATGCTCCAGTCAATGGGAACATCGCAGGGGGTCACTGTTATTGAGAAAGGTGCCagggctctgccttcctccagaACAAAGTAGTACCTGTAAACGTGGATTAGAAGTGGAGTGAAAGCTTCATGAAACTCAAGTCTACTACTAAGTGTCCCTTCTGATGTGGTCACTCCATTGTGGGTAGAGATTTAGGCTTCCATTTGAGGTGCATCAACAGCAGGATGCCTCTCAGTTGCAGGATGTCTGAACCTTTCAGCTGTGGGAAGAACATATGCTGTGCTTTTTTCTAATTCATAAATAGTTGATAGTTGCTGGAAGTCTTGTCCACATACCACAGGCAGTATTTTTCCCCAGAGTTTTATTATGCTTCAGATGAATAGCATATCTCAATACTTACCTGGTTATTTTGGAAGCTGCCTTATAGATAAGCACTTGTTGGCTAACTCTGGCAATTTGGTACACTTTCCTCCCAAATCTCCTGTCTGGAGTTCTGCGAAAGCTCTGAGTTTGCTCATATCTGCTTGAATATCTAGGACTTCATCTGTATAAGATGAAGATAGAGTAGTTTTAGCCAGTCCTGGAGATCATCAGGTATCAATGGCAGTTGCAAACAGTTCTATTCTAACTTCCTTTTGTGACTAACTTCCTTTTGTGACAGAGGCTGCTGTGTGTTAATAGTACCAAGGGGCATCAGTCTACTCAGTAAATTTCTTATTCCTGCTTATTTACAGTAAAGCCTAGCTTCCTGTCTCACTCttctggtctttttttcttttgtttccgTAAATGTTGACAGTGTACAGCCACAGAAATATTTGGACTTCGGTCACTCACTCTGCAGTTAAATGTAGGCAGttgtaattttgtttgtttgttggcgAGACAAGCCCATCCATTATGGATGGATTATGTCAGCCTAAAGGTCTGGCTTGCTTTCAGGATGTGGCTACTGGTCTGGAGTTAACTTTCACTGGAAACAGCTCCACGTTCTCAAGTCTTTTAAGCCAAATCTTGCCATCTGATTTCCTTCTTGGATGACTTTAAGTTTCATAAGGTTCCTACTTGATCATGCTAAactaaagtgtttttttttttttttattcctagtAGAAATCTTAATGTTATGCCACAATACTACAGCAAAATTCACCCTTAGATTAAATACCTATTTCCCTTCAAAAAGGATAACTTCTAGTTTCACTCCTGTGAGCATCATCGCGTTATGTAACGTGCCATGTTCCAGTCTGTGCAGGGTGTATCAAGACCAAACCATCTGGCTCATCCTCTGCTCCatggctgctctgctcagatGTACATCAGAATCTGTACATGCTGGTCACTGTTCAGAGGATTCTGATTAAACCACTTGAAGTGCCTCTCTTCTTAAACAGGCAGATCAGTTAGCCTTTCCTGCCTAATGTGCAGTGCCAGTGCTAATATTTAGATAGGGTCCCAAATTTTGCAGCTATTTCAGGGAAGTGAGGAATCCGGAATTTCCACGTACAAAGCAAACTTGATCTTAGTGAGCAATAGCTTCACTCAGCTAAAACATTTCTAGC
This Oxyura jamaicensis isolate SHBP4307 breed ruddy duck chromosome 6, BPBGC_Ojam_1.0, whole genome shotgun sequence DNA region includes the following protein-coding sequences:
- the LOC118169146 gene encoding protein NDNF-like isoform X2 — translated: MSWCWFYLPLCLLMAACLCLSIKAPTSSSQQSFKSNLFNFYHSLILADGKETTIHLLKDIPKRYYFVLEEGRALAPFSITVTPCDVPIDWSILVHKASASFPGKGAQGDHDTQDVSKAQKAPSFVSTIFNYKGNSVETYMGMSSHSALYMLEFLSTERDTHITVYLTTDTTSGHLYPELPLDPRLDVIGIGHTTVTLTWKHSPSVLQHRENIQYCLLVNEKHNYKSLCAAETAIRSSGMKLPATSALSLSPYLLEPQQVMILSNSELSIINRVSSGEVRQICMGTKNTYTVPNLSPSTQYYFDIFVVNLLTNASIAYTGTFARTLEEPEPKVMELKDGKVIQVVLDGKQQKFHTLQYQARHKKIQFTFQLCRGQVRVHITKNGKTVASENILGLRYLSLKGKLLDTYLVQLRSTEESNSSVKVQVSSQFNKPLFPLLPESLKIKSFSKLRTCNSITIAWLGTQEQSKYCVYKKRIEEDQVWMELRSTDRCSGPESRHKSEKVLCKYFYDVNLQRAVTTETIKGLDAGTLYLFDVYLIGPSGIPVRYHSKVVKTRKKC
- the LOC118169146 gene encoding protein NDNF-like isoform X1, whose protein sequence is MEQKEKVTDFLPQDSGLHSLPSFRFAVLKMSWCWFYLPLCLLMAACLCLSIKAPTSSSQQSFKSNLFNFYHSLILADGKETTIHLLKDIPKRYYFVLEEGRALAPFSITVTPCDVPIDWSILVHKASASFPGKGAQGDHDTQDVSKAQKAPSFVSTIFNYKGNSVETYMGMSSHSALYMLEFLSTERDTHITVYLTTDTTSGHLYPELPLDPRLDVIGIGHTTVTLTWKHSPSVLQHRENIQYCLLVNEKHNYKSLCAAETAIRSSGMKLPATSALSLSPYLLEPQQVMILSNSELSIINRVSSGEVRQICMGTKNTYTVPNLSPSTQYYFDIFVVNLLTNASIAYTGTFARTLEEPEPKVMELKDGKVIQVVLDGKQQKFHTLQYQARHKKIQFTFQLCRGQVRVHITKNGKTVASENILGLRYLSLKGKLLDTYLVQLRSTEESNSSVKVQVSSQFNKPLFPLLPESLKIKSFSKLRTCNSITIAWLGTQEQSKYCVYKKRIEEDQVWMELRSTDRCSGPESRHKSEKVLCKYFYDVNLQRAVTTETIKGLDAGTLYLFDVYLIGPSGIPVRYHSKVVKTRKKC